One window from the genome of Hydra vulgaris chromosome 02, alternate assembly HydraT2T_AEP encodes:
- the LOC136076345 gene encoding uncharacterized protein LOC136076345 — protein sequence MQAWVRRGQPKNLELIVKFLVLVYFPVWFQIKVKHRWIEGPRHILNQLTQLKLQDENTQMIIEKYVRSSAWNSHFKILLQTLLCSENKIESEFAVNNILENRKNLEMGNLASRTCKLPYLNFDATILTELITWQEAYEPILTSQMNISELEMIVDCPMVVPYFPVHTQGVKRAVKEVTAASETVFGFERQDGFIRARAESRAIIPRFNSKQDLILV from the exons ATGCAGGCATGGGTTAGAAGGGGACAACCTAAAAATCTAGAATTAATTGTTAAGTTTCTTGTATTAGTTTACTTCCCTGTGTGGTTCCAAATTAAAGTGAAGCACAGGTGGATAGAAGGGCCACGACACATCTTGAACCAACTCACCCAATTAAAACTTCAAGATGAAAATACACAAATGATTATTGAAAAGTATGTGAGATCTTCTGCATGGAATtctcatttcaaaattttattgcaaacaTTACTCTGCAgcgaaaataaaattgaaagtgaatttgctgttaataatattctggaaaatagaaaaaatttagaaatggGAAATCTAGCTTCCAGAACATGCAAGCTTCCGTATTTAAACTTTGATGCAACCATATTAACTGAGCTTATAACATGGCAAGAGGCTTATGAACCCATCTTAACCAGTCAAATGAACATAAGTGAGCTAGAAATGATTGTGGATTGTCCCATGGTAGTTCCATATTTCCCTGTTCACACACAAGGAGTTAAGAGGGCAGTTAAAGAG gtaacTGCAGCTTCTGAAACAGTGTTTGGTTTTGAGAGGCAAGATGGATTTATTCGTGCAAGAGCAGAAAGTAGGGCAATAATTCCTCGTTTTAACAGCAAGCAGGACCTCATTTTagtttaa